From Candidatus Hydrogenedentota bacterium, a single genomic window includes:
- a CDS encoding PQQ-binding-like beta-propeller repeat protein → MRQLKLGHPVRIVAAVLLLTGIAIQALAEAPALFARENLVAWCIVPFDSAKRGPAERAEMLARLGFKKFAYDWRAEHIPTFDEEMETLERYGIELTAFWFPGALNDEAKAILDALKRHEVKTQLWITMGGGEIQCTPEEQAARVRQHADAIRPIAAAAAEIGCTVGLYNHGAWFGEPDNQIAIIKALNLPNVGMVYNMHHGHDHVDQLPALIQRMMPYLYCFNLNGMNREGDKKGQKILPIASGELDKDLIKVVRDSGYSGPIGILGHTEDDAEDTLRDNLEGLDWIVPQLDGGAAPGPKPVPQRASLRPAVSKGAPSLSEAFGMALAGGMVVEGKPDYATPPITVSLRARLNGAASFNILAANHTKASGAHWEIFTEAGSGNLSVYMPGMKPDHLRTGRSITDGQWRAISFAYGPGEVTLALDGVIVAGQPIEPNGMPSAPGGLAFGRLVEGGFNCDGLVDDVKIVRGILQAAPPGESPAQTDGETVGLWNFDDLKESAAAVSARVEDPLLRASLPAFQVIPAATTEELTAANGYPKDFSTWHRSHGGASNSRFSSAAQINRDTVKDLKVAWEYRSGDGEGHIQCNPVIVGDTLYAPTPGEYLVALDARTGVEKWRFKGEGRPAHRGLVYWPGDGANAARLLVAVGKELWAIDPETGKAIESFGDGGKVASGQAVVAGAIHKNVFVIPGYEGDVWGFDIVSGARLWTFHTRPSGGEYGADSWSTVEEGANCWGGMAMDEERGIAYISTGSPKPNFVGVHHKGQNLFANCVIALDALTGERKWHFQEIRHEIWDLDIPAPPNLVTVMRDGKKVDAVAQVTKIGNTLLLDRVTGKPLYPFRMRRAPVSKLPGEQTWSYQPDVEIPEPFARQEFTPAQITQRTDEARDYITQIVNKANHGWFEPFEENKATIFYGLHGGAEWTGAAVDPARGLLYVSANEMAWSITVVKAVEVRRDPSLPKSRGQQLYEERCLQCHGPNLQGNGMAPPLLGVEARVKEADIRALLKTGRNLMPAAEGLTEEDENALLDYFLLREPGVKVIRPEDSGELRYTFSGYHKLVDQEGYPGVAPPWGSLNCIDLNTGKILWKVPLGYYPELAAWGEDDTGAENFGGAMVTAGGLVFCAGTPDSLIRAFDADTGEELWQHELPFGGYAPPATYEVDGKQYVVIAATGGGKLGTETGDAWVAFALPE, encoded by the coding sequence ATGAGACAACTCAAATTAGGGCATCCCGTCCGCATTGTTGCGGCGGTGTTGTTGCTGACTGGAATTGCGATCCAGGCTCTTGCCGAGGCGCCGGCGCTTTTTGCGCGGGAAAATCTCGTGGCGTGGTGCATCGTGCCCTTCGACAGCGCGAAGCGGGGTCCGGCGGAGCGTGCGGAGATGCTGGCGCGGCTGGGCTTCAAGAAGTTTGCCTACGACTGGCGCGCGGAGCATATCCCCACCTTTGATGAGGAAATGGAGACGCTGGAGCGCTATGGTATCGAGCTGACGGCCTTCTGGTTTCCCGGCGCGCTGAACGACGAGGCGAAGGCCATCCTGGATGCGCTGAAGCGCCACGAGGTGAAGACCCAGCTCTGGATCACCATGGGCGGCGGCGAAATCCAGTGCACGCCGGAAGAGCAGGCCGCGCGGGTGCGGCAGCACGCCGACGCGATCCGGCCTATTGCGGCGGCGGCCGCGGAGATCGGTTGCACCGTGGGCCTGTACAACCACGGTGCGTGGTTCGGAGAGCCGGACAATCAGATTGCCATCATCAAGGCGCTGAACTTGCCCAACGTGGGCATGGTGTACAACATGCACCACGGCCACGATCACGTGGACCAGTTGCCGGCGCTCATCCAGCGGATGATGCCCTACCTCTACTGCTTCAACCTGAACGGCATGAACCGCGAGGGCGACAAGAAGGGCCAGAAAATCCTGCCCATCGCCTCGGGTGAGTTGGACAAGGACCTCATCAAGGTGGTTCGCGACAGTGGCTATTCGGGCCCTATTGGCATTCTCGGCCACACGGAAGACGACGCTGAAGACACGCTGCGCGATAACCTTGAAGGGCTCGACTGGATTGTGCCCCAGCTTGATGGCGGTGCGGCGCCGGGGCCGAAGCCCGTGCCCCAGCGCGCCAGCCTGCGCCCGGCGGTCTCCAAAGGCGCGCCTTCGCTTTCGGAAGCCTTCGGCATGGCCCTGGCCGGGGGCATGGTTGTGGAAGGGAAGCCGGACTACGCTACGCCCCCGATCACGGTGTCGCTGCGGGCCAGGCTGAATGGCGCGGCATCCTTCAACATTCTCGCGGCGAACCACACCAAGGCTTCCGGCGCGCACTGGGAGATTTTCACCGAAGCGGGCAGTGGCAACCTTTCGGTGTATATGCCCGGCATGAAGCCCGACCATTTGCGCACGGGTCGCAGCATCACGGATGGTCAATGGCGCGCGATCAGCTTTGCCTACGGTCCGGGCGAAGTCACGCTCGCGCTGGACGGCGTTATTGTTGCGGGGCAGCCCATCGAGCCCAATGGCATGCCTTCCGCGCCCGGCGGTCTGGCTTTCGGGCGGCTGGTGGAGGGCGGCTTCAATTGCGACGGCCTCGTGGACGATGTGAAGATTGTGCGCGGCATTCTCCAGGCCGCGCCACCCGGCGAATCCCCCGCGCAGACCGATGGCGAGACGGTGGGGCTATGGAATTTCGACGACCTCAAAGAGAGCGCCGCCGCCGTCTCCGCGCGCGTGGAGGATCCTCTGCTGCGCGCCTCCCTGCCGGCGTTTCAGGTGATTCCCGCAGCAACAACCGAAGAGTTGACCGCGGCCAACGGGTATCCAAAAGACTTCAGCACCTGGCACCGTTCCCACGGCGGGGCGAGCAACAGTCGCTTCAGCAGCGCGGCGCAGATCAATCGCGATACGGTGAAGGACTTGAAGGTCGCGTGGGAATATCGGAGTGGAGACGGAGAGGGTCACATCCAGTGCAATCCTGTGATTGTGGGTGATACGCTCTACGCCCCCACGCCGGGCGAGTATCTCGTGGCGCTGGACGCGCGCACGGGCGTGGAGAAGTGGCGCTTCAAGGGCGAGGGGCGCCCCGCCCATCGTGGGCTGGTGTACTGGCCGGGCGACGGCGCGAACGCGGCCCGGTTGCTGGTGGCTGTGGGCAAAGAGCTTTGGGCGATTGATCCCGAAACGGGAAAGGCCATCGAGAGCTTCGGCGACGGGGGCAAAGTGGCTTCGGGTCAGGCGGTGGTGGCTGGCGCGATCCATAAGAACGTGTTCGTAATTCCCGGCTATGAAGGTGATGTGTGGGGCTTTGACATAGTTTCGGGCGCGCGCTTATGGACCTTCCACACCCGGCCATCCGGGGGCGAATATGGCGCCGATTCCTGGAGCACTGTGGAGGAGGGCGCGAACTGCTGGGGCGGCATGGCGATGGACGAGGAACGGGGCATCGCGTATATTTCGACGGGATCCCCCAAACCCAACTTCGTGGGTGTGCACCACAAGGGACAGAATCTGTTTGCGAATTGCGTCATCGCGCTGGATGCCCTCACGGGCGAGCGTAAGTGGCACTTTCAGGAGATCCGCCACGAGATCTGGGATCTCGATATTCCCGCGCCGCCCAACCTTGTGACGGTCATGCGCGACGGCAAGAAAGTCGATGCGGTCGCGCAAGTGACCAAAATCGGCAATACATTGCTGCTGGATCGCGTCACCGGCAAGCCCCTCTATCCTTTCCGTATGCGTCGCGCACCCGTGTCCAAGCTGCCCGGCGAGCAGACGTGGTCCTATCAGCCGGACGTGGAAATTCCCGAGCCCTTTGCACGCCAGGAGTTCACCCCGGCGCAGATCACCCAGCGAACCGACGAGGCCCGTGACTACATCACCCAGATCGTCAACAAGGCCAACCACGGCTGGTTCGAGCCCTTTGAGGAAAACAAAGCGACCATCTTCTACGGGCTCCACGGCGGCGCGGAGTGGACCGGCGCGGCGGTAGATCCCGCTCGGGGCCTGCTCTATGTGAGTGCGAATGAGATGGCCTGGAGCATCACGGTGGTGAAGGCGGTGGAAGTGCGCCGCGATCCGTCGCTTCCGAAGAGCCGGGGACAACAGCTTTATGAGGAGCGCTGCCTCCAGTGCCATGGCCCGAATCTTCAGGGCAATGGCATGGCGCCGCCGTTGCTTGGCGTTGAGGCGCGCGTGAAGGAGGCGGACATTCGCGCGCTGTTGAAGACCGGCAGGAATCTGATGCCCGCCGCCGAGGGACTCACGGAAGAAGATGAGAACGCCCTTCTGGACTACTTCCTGTTGCGCGAGCCGGGCGTGAAAGTCATTCGTCCCGAGGATTCGGGCGAACTTCGCTATACCTTCAGCGGCTACCATAAGCTCGTCGATCAGGAAGGCTACCCCGGCGTGGCGCCGCCGTGGGGCTCGCTCAACTGCATCGATTTGAACACCGGCAAGATCCTGTGGAAAGTACCGCTTGGGTATTACCCCGAGCTGGCGGCCTGGGGTGAAGACGACACCGGCGCGGAGAATTTCGGCGGCGCCATGGTGACGGCGGGCGGCCTGGTCTTTTGCGCCGGCACACCGGACAGCCTCATCCGCGCCTTCGACGCCGACACCGGCGAGGAGCTGTGGCAACACGAACTGCCCTTCGGCGGCTATGCGCCGCCCGCAACGTATGAGGTGGACGGCAAGCAGTACGTCGTCATTGCGGCCACCGGCGGCGGCAAACTGGGCACGGAAACGGGGGATGCGTGGGTGGCCTTTGCGCTGCCGGAATAG
- a CDS encoding DEAD/DEAH box helicase, translating to MPAKTKPPRPKKRSAKKTPAKTSRTRRPSEMTLEEWQIALRREYGREQNFQHKNLGDHPFFSTFSVHNPASKRTYRVSVRSENLGENFCTCPDFSVNTLGTCKHIEWLLATLQKKRGAKAAFREGYHPPFTEVYLRYGAERSVHMTRGADCTPAADKLLARFFDPHGRLPEKGFATFDRFVRDIAKTEHDIRVYDDVLAFVAQHRDNARRQETITKLFQGKGGAAALGKLVKTKLYPYQRQGAIFAAKAGRCLLADDMGLGKTIQAITAVEILAKTAGVERVLVVTPAALKHQWKSEVERFTGRSAEVLDGLQPERAKIYKSDSFYKLANYETIRRDIELIRAWRPDVIILDEAQRIKNWDTARAKSIKLLESNFAIVLTGTPLENRLSELHSIMEFVDRFHLGPLFKFLHAHQHVDGDGRVIGYKDLGAIKESLAGVLLRRRKSEVLQELPGRTDKYFFVDMTQEQRVIHEENAEIVVRITAKWRKYGFLSDEDQRRLMTALQFMRMSCNSTFLIDKETDFSTKMDECALLLDDVLADPETKVVVFSQWLGTHEQLIRRLDAHNIGHAFYHGSLVGKARKEVLETFKNDPACRVLLCTDSGGVGLNLQFASAMVIMDQPWNPAVLEQRIGRVYRLGQQRPVQIYHFVSKGTIEHGMLDTLKFKSSMFAGVLDGGENEVFLGGSRMQKFMETVEQVTEAVPASPLPSEEPVRYEEDDAPWEMPETSATVAAPREAMVAKQADAAPEPWGDLVNAGLAFLGQLSAAAAQGGTAKSQGLAGFIKRNERTGQPELQIPLPDPETATKLGALLGGLGDVLKVLGARN from the coding sequence ATGCCCGCAAAGACCAAGCCCCCCAGGCCTAAGAAACGCAGCGCCAAGAAAACACCCGCAAAAACCTCGCGCACGCGCAGGCCTTCGGAAATGACCCTCGAAGAGTGGCAGATTGCCCTCCGCCGCGAATACGGTCGCGAGCAAAACTTTCAGCACAAAAACCTGGGCGATCATCCCTTCTTCTCGACCTTCTCCGTTCACAATCCCGCGAGCAAACGCACCTACCGCGTTTCGGTGCGCAGCGAAAATCTCGGCGAGAACTTCTGCACCTGCCCCGATTTCTCCGTGAACACCCTGGGCACCTGCAAGCACATCGAATGGCTGTTGGCGACCTTGCAGAAGAAGCGCGGCGCGAAGGCCGCTTTCCGCGAAGGCTACCACCCGCCCTTCACCGAGGTCTACCTGCGCTATGGCGCGGAGCGCTCCGTCCACATGACGCGCGGCGCGGATTGCACCCCGGCGGCGGACAAGCTACTTGCACGATTCTTCGATCCCCATGGACGCCTCCCGGAGAAAGGCTTTGCGACCTTTGATCGCTTCGTGCGCGACATCGCAAAGACCGAGCACGACATCCGCGTTTACGACGACGTGCTGGCCTTTGTGGCGCAGCACCGGGACAACGCGCGCCGCCAGGAAACGATCACTAAGCTCTTTCAGGGCAAGGGCGGCGCGGCGGCCCTGGGCAAACTGGTGAAGACGAAGCTCTACCCCTACCAGCGCCAGGGCGCGATCTTTGCCGCGAAAGCGGGCCGCTGTCTCCTCGCGGACGATATGGGCCTGGGCAAAACGATCCAGGCGATCACGGCGGTGGAAATCCTCGCGAAGACCGCCGGGGTAGAGCGCGTGCTGGTGGTGACGCCCGCCGCGCTGAAGCACCAGTGGAAATCGGAAGTGGAGCGCTTCACCGGGCGCAGCGCCGAGGTGCTCGACGGCCTCCAGCCGGAGCGGGCAAAGATCTACAAGAGCGACAGCTTTTACAAACTCGCAAACTACGAGACCATCCGCCGCGACATTGAACTCATCCGTGCGTGGCGACCCGACGTGATCATCCTCGACGAGGCGCAACGCATCAAAAACTGGGACACGGCCCGGGCGAAGTCCATCAAGCTATTGGAGTCCAACTTCGCCATCGTGCTGACGGGCACGCCCTTGGAAAACCGTCTCTCGGAGCTCCATTCCATCATGGAGTTCGTGGATCGCTTTCACCTCGGTCCCCTCTTCAAATTCCTTCACGCCCACCAGCACGTGGATGGGGATGGTCGCGTTATCGGCTACAAGGACCTCGGCGCGATCAAGGAAAGCCTCGCGGGCGTGCTCCTGCGCCGCCGCAAGTCGGAAGTGCTCCAGGAATTGCCCGGTCGAACGGACAAGTATTTCTTCGTCGACATGACGCAAGAACAACGCGTCATACACGAAGAGAATGCCGAGATCGTCGTGCGCATCACCGCCAAGTGGCGAAAGTATGGATTCCTTTCTGACGAAGATCAGCGCCGCCTGATGACCGCGCTGCAATTCATGCGCATGTCCTGCAACAGCACCTTCCTAATCGACAAGGAAACGGACTTCAGCACCAAGATGGACGAGTGCGCCCTGCTGTTGGACGATGTCCTGGCCGACCCCGAAACCAAGGTCGTCGTCTTCAGCCAATGGCTCGGCACCCACGAACAACTCATCCGCCGACTCGACGCCCACAATATCGGCCACGCCTTTTACCACGGATCCCTCGTCGGTAAAGCGCGAAAGGAGGTGCTGGAGACCTTTAAAAACGACCCCGCGTGCCGCGTGTTGCTCTGCACCGATTCCGGTGGCGTGGGATTGAACCTTCAGTTCGCCTCGGCCATGGTCATCATGGACCAGCCGTGGAATCCCGCCGTGCTGGAGCAGCGCATCGGACGGGTCTACCGGCTGGGCCAGCAGCGCCCCGTGCAGATCTACCACTTTGTCTCCAAGGGCACCATCGAACACGGCATGCTCGACACGCTCAAGTTCAAGAGCTCCATGTTCGCGGGCGTGCTCGACGGCGGCGAGAACGAAGTCTTCCTCGGCGGGTCGCGCATGCAGAAGTTCATGGAAACCGTGGAGCAAGTCACCGAAGCGGTACCCGCCTCGCCCCTGCCCTCCGAGGAGCCCGTGCGCTATGAGGAAGACGACGCACCCTGGGAAATGCCCGAAACGTCCGCGACCGTCGCCGCGCCGCGCGAAGCCATGGTCGCGAAACAGGCCGATGCCGCTCCCGAGCCCTGGGGCGATTTGGTCAACGCGGGCCTGGCTTTTCTCGGTCAGTTGAGTGCCGCAGCGGCACAAGGGGGCACCGCAAAGTCGCAGGGTCTGGCGGGCTTCATCAAGCGGAACGAGCGCACCGGCCAACCGGAGTTGCAGATTCCCCTGCCCGATCCTGAGACTGCGACAAAGCTCGGAGCGCTGCTTGGGGGACTCGGCGACGTGCTGAAGGTCCTGGGCGCGCGGAACTAG